The segment TTCCTCGGCCAGCATGGCTGGCACGCCCTGCTTGGCCATCCAGGCGAAGACCGAACTCGTTTTGAGCGCGTCCAGGGCGGCCAGGGACGGGGCGAAGGGATTGTCCGCGCCGGCCGGGAAACCGGGCCGGGGCGGCTGGCCAAGCCTTGTCAGGTCGGCCCGCAGCACCGCCCAGAGTGTCCCGTACCCGGCGAAAAGGGCCGCAAGCCCGGCCCACCAGGCCGCCTTGAGCGCGGCATCGGCCTTGCCGGCGGCGATGGCGGCGTCCAGCACGTCGAGGACGGTGTAGCTTACGTACAGCGCCTCCAGGTACAGAAACATTGGTTCTTCCAGGGTGATGCACGTTTCCACGCGCTCGGCGTGGGGCAGGCCCAAAACGGCCAGGATGTAGCCGGGAAGGTCCTCGCAGGTAAGGGCGCGGCGCACCACCGGTTCGCGGCACCATTTCCAGTAGCGCTGGGACATGGCCAGGCGGGTGATGCGCCGCGTCTGCCTTGCCCGGGCGCGCCGGTCCACCCACAGCGAAAGCCCCAGGGCCTTGATGCGGCCGCACAGGAAATGGTCCTCGCAGACCTCGCCGCCGAAACCGGCCATGCCGCCGCAGGCCTCCCAGACCGCCCGGCGCAGGAGGAAGACGTTTCCCGGCGCGAAGTCCGTGACCCCGTCCTTTTCCAGATTGTGGTTGTCGCCGAAGGCGCGCTGGTAGCGCGAGACCAGGTCGTCGCCCGAAAGATAGGCCACGGGCCCCGATACGAGGCCGATATCCTCCCGTCCGGCCAGGGGCAGGCAGGTTTCGAGCCAGGTGGGCACCACGCGGGTGTCGCAGTCCATGGCCAAAAGGGAGGTGGAGGATCCGGCGGAAATGCCTTCGTGCTTGGTGGCCGGGATGCCCCGGTTCGTCTCGTGGCGCAGCAGGGTCACCGGCACCGGGCAGGGGGGCGGCGCGTAGGGCGTGGCCGAGCCGTCGTCGACCACCACCACTTCCCGGGGAAGCAGGGTCCAGGAGGCAAGGGCGGCCAAAAGCCCGTCCACGAAGCGGCCGTCGTTGTAGGTGTAGGTCACAAGGCTCACATCGACCGTATCCATGCCTCTGTCTCCCGTCCGCCTTGCCACCGGGCGGCCAACCATTATATCAAGCGGACCGTCCGGTCGCGCGCGCCTTGCCGGCGCGGCCGCGCGCACATCACGCCACAAAGGAGGGGACCCGGCGACCGTCCGGCCGCCTTCGGGTCCGAGATCCCCATATGCAGCATCCCCACGCCAACGGCCACGGTCATCCCCATAACGCCCATCCCGCCGGTCCCGCCGGCATGCCGCCCCTGCGACTGATCGCCTGGGAGGTCACCCGGGCCTGCAATCTGGCCTGCAAGCACTGCCGGGCCGAGGCCTGCCTCGATCCCTGGCCCGGCGAGTTCGACACCGCCGAAGCCAAGGCCCTTATCGACACCTTTCCCGAAACCGGTAGCCCCATCATCATCTTCACCGGCGGCGAGCCGCTGTTGCGCCCGGACATCTTCGACCTGGTGCGCCATGCCAGAAGCCGCGACCTGCGCTGCGTCATGGCTCCCAACGGCACCCTGGTCACGGCCGAAAACGCCCGCGAAATCCGGGATTCCGGCATCGCCCGCTGCTCGATCTCCATCGACGCGCCGAACGCCGCCGACCACGACGCCTTCCGGGGCGTGCCCGGGGCCTTCGAAGGCGCGCTTCGCGGCATCGAATATCTCAAGTCGGCCGGGGTGGAATTTCAGATCAACACCACCGTGACCAAGCACAACATGGGCAACTTCAAGGAAATCTTCAAGCTGGCCGAGTCCCTCGGGGCCGCCGCCTGGCATATTTTCCTGCTCGTGCCGACGGGCCGGGCCGTGGAGCTCGGGGCGGAGATCATCACGGCCAAGGAATATGAGGAAGTGCTCAACTGGTTCTATGATTTCCGCAAGACCACCAGCATGCACTTGAAGGCCACCTGCGCCCCGCACTATTACCGCATCATGCGCCAAAGGGCCAAGGCCGAGGGTGTGGCCGTCAATCCCGACACCTTCGGCATGGACGCCATGACGCGCGGTTGCCTTGGCGGCACGGGATTCTGCTTCATCTCGGCCGTGGGCCAGGTGCAGCCCTGCGGCTACCTGGAGCTCGACTGCGGCAATGTGCGCAAAACGCCCTTTCCGGAAATCTGGCGCACCTCGCCCCAGTTCCTCCAGTTTCGCAACAAGGACGACTACCTCGGCAAATGCGGCGTGTGCGAATACCACCGCGTCTGCGGCGGCTGCCGGGCCAGGGCCTACACCATGTCCGGCAACTACATGGCCCCGGAACCCCTGTGCGACTACACCCCGGCCAAGGCCGCCGAGGGCCGGTGAACGCGGATTCCCTTCGGGGCAGGCGGCTTTGGGGCATGTGCATCCTGATCGCCGGCCTCGGCCTGTCCGCCTGGATATGGCAGCGGGCCGGCGCGCAGGCGCAACTGTCGGGCTACGTGGTCATCGACGGGGTGGCCTATCCGCAACGCCTGGAGGACACCAAGGCCTACAACCGCCGGATGGAGGCGTTTGGCGGCAAGGGACTGGTCCTGGCCGAAAAGCTGGAAGCGTGGTTTTCCGGCCTCGGCCGTTCCAGGGGCTTTGCCGGGGGCGTGGCTCTCGTGACCCTGGGCCTTGGCGGCGGGCTTTTCCTGGCGCGTCCGGCACGGGCCGGCGATGACGAGGCGGACAAGCGGGCGGGCTAGGCCTTCACGCATGCGTCCTGGTAATAAAAAAGCCGGAGGGAATGATTCCCTCCGGCTTTTTCGTTGGCGTGGGGGATGGGGCGCGAGGCTAGGCGCAGCGCTCCTCCGACGTCCGGGCGTCGGCCGTGGCCGCCTGGGCCTGGTGGTAGGCGGTGAAGCTGGCGAACCCGTCCTTGCCCATGTAGCGCTCGAGCTGGCGACGGTCGGCCTGGAGCAGGTCCACCACGATCAGCCCGTCGAGGCAGTCGGCGAAGCCCTTGTCCACGTTGAAGGCCAGGATCTTGCCGCCGAGCTTCAGGTACTGGCGCAAAAGCACCGGGATGCCCTTGCGGTCGGCCTCGATGTCGTCGATGAGCGCCAGCAGGTCGTCGAGGTCCTCGACCAGGGTCCTGGCCGCCCGGGCCAGCCAGGTCTGGCCGCGAAGCGGCGTCTTGGGCCGCACCAGCCGGGCCAGGTTGGGATTGGTGACGTTGCCCTCGAAATAGCTGGCCATAAGCCGCCTGGAGGCGTGCTTGTAGTCGTTGGTGATGCTGACCGGGCCGAAAAGCACCCGGTAGCGCGGCTCGCGCACGACCATCTGGGCCAGCCCCTTCCAGAGCAGCAGGAGCGGCGAATAGCTCTTCTGGTATTCGGGCCGCACAAAGGACCGGCCCATCTCCAGCGCCGGGCTTATGCGCGAGAAAAAGGCGGCCTTGAGCACGAAAAGCGTGCTGGTGTAAAGCCCCTGCGGGCCTTTCTCCGCCAACAGCTCGTCCGTGCGGCCGATGCGGTACGCCCCGGCCACTTCGCGTTTTTCGGCGTTCCACAAAAACAGATGGTGGTAGAAGGGATCGAACCCGTCGAGGTCGCAGGCCTTGCCCGTGCCTTCGCCCACCCGGCGGAAGGTCAGTTCGCGCAGGCGGCCGATCTCGCGAAGCATCAGGGGAATGTCGGCGGCCTTGGCCTCGATGACCTGGAACTCGCCGCTTTGGTGCAAAACCGACCCAGGGGCCAGCGCGGCGATTTCGTCGGCCAGCAGGGCCGGGCTCACGGGCGGGATCAGCGCTTCCTGGTGGCCGACGTTTTTCTGGGGAAAAAGCGGCGGTCGGCGGCGGGGCTTGTCCGGGCGATTGCGCAACAGTTCCGTGCGCAGGCGCAGGTAGCGGGTGATGCAGGTATCGGCCTCCTCGTCGCAGGACGAAACCTTGGCCAGACGGTCGTAGCGGATGGGAGTGCCGATGCGGGCTTCCACGGCCTGGCCGCATTTGTTGTAGAATTCCCGGGGCAGCATGGCCGTGCGCAGAAGCGGATGCACGAGCCCCAGGACCTGGAACAGGCGGCTGTTGCGGCCGCTGAAATGGATGGGCACGACCGTGGCTTCGGTCTTGCGCACGAGCCGGGCCACGGTGGCGCTCCAGGCCGGGTCGCTGATGGCCGGCCGGCCGTTCTCCAGATGCGGGTGGGCCACCGCGCCGGCTGGAAAGATGCCGAGCAGGCCGCCCTTGCGCAGGATGCGGAGGCATTCCTTGAGGGGCCGGATGTTGCTGCCCGTGGCCGAGGAGCCGCCGAAGGGATCGACGAAGACGAAGAGCCCGCGCAGCTCCGGAATGCGGGAGAGCAGGAAATTGGCCATGATCCGGGTGTCGGGCCGCACGGTCAAAAGCATTTTGGCCAGCACCAATCCTTCCAGGCCGCCGAAGGGATGGTTGGCCACCACCACCACCGGCCCGGATTTGGGGATACGCTCCAGCTCCTCGCTCGAGGCCCGCACCCGCACGTCCATGGCGTCGAGCACGGCGTCCACGAAGGCGCCGCCGTCCAGGCCGTTCGGAATGGCGCGGTAGATGTCCTCGATGGGGGCGAGCGACAGCGCCTTGGCCAGGAAGGGTTCGGCCAGGGCGACGGCGCGGCGCGTGAAGCTTCCGCCGAAAGACGGGGTCAGGGAAAAAATGTGAGGACGTTCGCTTTGTTCCATGTCATCACCTCGGGGGATGGCGTCTTAAGGAAGACGGGCCGAGCGGCCACCCGTCAAACCGTACAAGGCATAGCCAGCCAGGGTTACGACTCCATGGAGAATTGGCTGCGTTCGTCGACGATTGTGCGCGATTGCGTCACAACGCGGGTGGATTTGTAACGTACGAGGTTTACTCCCTTGCCCGCCGCCCCGCAAGAGGGCCCGCCGCCTTGACACCCGGCGCGGGCCGCTTCTATCGTATAGACGATGCGTGAGGGGAAGCCTTTGAAAAGGTTTCTCCCCTCTCGCGCCCTTCTTTCCTAATCTTTTTATCCGTTAGGGTGTTGCATCGGATATGTGCCCTTTGAAGCGTCTTTGGTAGGAGGGCTGGGGGGAATACCTTTCCGCAAGAAAAGTTTCCCCCAGCGGCCTTCTATAAAATAGCTCCGGGGAATGCGCCGTGTCGGAAAACCGCTTGTACTCCGTGGCCGCCATCGCCAAGCTGCTGGATATGCCGGAATCCACGCTCCACTATTGGAAGAACCGCTTCGACGCGGTGTTGCCAAGCGTGGGGCGCGGGCGCAGCAAGCGGTTTCGGCCCGAGGCGGTGGAAGTGTTCCAGGCCATCGGCCGGTTGCTCGGCCAGGGACTCTCGGCGGCGGACGTGCGGGCCGAGCTGATGCGGCAATTTCCGGTCAACGCGACCCACGAACCGACCTCCGGGACGGCGGTTTCCGCTGTCGCCGCGCACCATTCGGCGGCAACGACCGTCGCCGCGGGCGAAGCGGCCTTTTCCGGCGGCGAGCCGGCCGTCATGGCCATGGCCGCCGGTATAGGCACGGAAATCGCCCGGTCGATCATGGCCCAGTTCCAGCGGCATTTTCCGCCGGTCCAGCCGGCCCTGCCCGAAGAGACGGTGGAGGGGCTGCGGGAGCAGCTCGGGGCGATGCGCGACGAGAACGCCGCCATGGCCGAGAAGATGCGCCTGTTGGAGGCCGAACTGGTGCGCCTGCGCAAGGACCGGCGCGAACTGGAAAATTACCTCGTGGACAAGATAAACGCCTTGCGCCGCGCCGACGAGACGTCGTGAGGGGAGAGGGGAAGAAGGGAAAGAGGTGCGAGAGGGGGACCCTTTTTGAAAAAAGGGTCCCCCTCTCGCGCTCTCCCCTCCCAAAAACTTTCGATGGTTACAGGTGTGGTGACGAGAATGCACCGTAACCGTTAAGCGTCTTTGGAAGGGGGGCCTGGGGGGAGAACCTTTCTGCAAGAAAGGTTTCCCCCCGGTCTTCATTGCAAAGCTGGAAATGGGGAAGGCCGCTTGCCCGGCTTGCGCCCGGCTCACGGCCTTCCTTTCCTCGAGGACTATCGCCTAGCCCGCGTGGCCGCCCCGACGCCGCGGAAACGTCGGTCCGTCTTCCGGTTGACGGTGGCGGCCCAACGGACATCGCGTAAACGATGGGTCCCGATGGGCATGGGTGGGTCGCGCTTTGGCGACCGGAGGCTACACGTCCATGATTTCCAGATAGACCAGGGTCTGGTTGAGGAGCTGGTAGGCGATTTCGCCGAAGGTGACCGGTCCGGTGAAGGGCTCGGTCTTTTTGCCTTCCAGTTCGGAATACAGGTAATTGAGAATACAGTTGCAGGAGAAGGCCACCCGGTCGGATTCGATGGAGCATTCCTTGCTCAGGCGGTTGTTGAACTCCTTGACGTAATCCGCCACGGGCTTGGCGTGCTTGTAGCGGATGCCGGAGAAGACCGGGGCGTAGAACTTCACCTGGCCTTCCACCTCGTCGACGTCCTGGAAGCTGATGTTGACCATGGCCCCGTAGTAGTCGGCCACAAGCGGCAGCTTGGTGTCGAGCTTGTTCTTCACGATGTAGGCGGCGAAGTTGCGTTTTTCGCCGTTGACCATCACGTCCTTGGCGGCAAAGTCGTCGGAGGTGAAGGTCAGAATGTCGCCGTCGCCCTGTTCGAACAGGTTGATGATGCCGATTTCGGCCACCTTGCCCTCGGGCAGCTGGGCCTGGAGCACGAGGGCGCCTTCCTCGATCACGTCGCCGGTGCGGCCGTTGATGACTTTGGGGGTCTTCTTGCCCAGGTCGGAAAGATGGACGCCCGCGATCCAGCCGATCAGCGGCCGGACGCCGAAATCTTTATAGTTGGGGCCGTTCAGGGCAAAAGACAGATGGGTCTTGCTGGCGGCGGGGATGATGATGAAGCTGAAGCCGTGCTTGGGGCCCTCGGCGTACACGCGGGCCAGGCTCGCCTCGTCGTAGCCCACGATCTCGACGGAGCTGACCATGTCGGTGATGTCCGTGGCGCAGATGAGCTCACGGCTGGACATGCCGCCCTTGTCGCTGGAAATGAAATACGGGATCGTGCCGCCGATCCAGTCGCCTTGGGGCAGCTGGCGCAGGGCGTCCTCGTCACCGGCCAGAAGAAGCTTGCGTCCCGACTCGATCAACTGCTTGACATCAGCTACTTTGGAAATAGTTTGTCGCATGTCGCTTTCCCCCTCTAGCCGAAGATGGTTTTCAGATCGTCCTGAACGCTAGGCATATTCACATTGTTGGCGAAGATAGCATAGAGTTGATCGACGCTGGCGCTGATGTTCTCCGGCGAAGGGTCTTCCTTCACCGCTCGCGTCAGGCGCCCAAGCAGGATCTTGGCGGCAAGGAACTTGAGCTGGTAGGTTTTCTTTCCCGTCACAATTTCTTGCCAAGCTTTGTTACTCTTGCTCGGTACATCCATATTCGCCTCCTTCTTTATGCGGCAGCGCGATCTTGCGGCAGCGGGATAATCGTCGCCAACACCCGATCATGATGACCCACGACCCCTCATGACCCGGTTGGAATCGGTGGATTGCGTGACGAAACGTCCGTGCAGGCGTCAACTAAGCAAAGATCGCACCACGGGAAAAATATCAAGAAACCCACAGGTTATTGAAAGAGTACGAGAAGTTGCGGAAGAATACAAGACAAAACAGGAAGTTTCCCGTGTTTCATGAAGTGAAAGGGCTTGTGAGATTGTCTGAAATAGTAAATTATTTCATTATATTAGTATACTGGGACGAATTGGGGCAGCAAAAGGCTTCGACGAGTCAAAAAGAAACAGTAGGCATGTCACCTCGCCGACAATAAAATTTCGGAAAATTTTCTTTGAAAAAACCGTTGGATGCACGGACACGGCCAACCTCTTCGCGTGTCCGCGCATCCCGTCGGCCTAACGCACCGTGCGTTGCAAAAGCGTCATGTCGGCCAACACCAACTGCACCATGGCCCGCAGCACCGGCACCACGCGCGGTATGGCGCTGCGGTCGTGGCGGCCGCCCACCACGATCGTGGCCGGATTGCCGGCAATGTCCGTGGTGCGCTGGGGCACGGCGATGGACGGGATGGGCTTTATCGCCGCCCGGGCCACAATGGGCTGGCCGTTCGCGATGCCGCCCAGGATGCCGCCGGCATGGTTGGATTCGGGCGGGGTGACGATGGGGTCGTTGTTGGCGGAGCCGGTCAGGCGCGCGGCGGCGAAGCCGTTGCCGATCTCCACGCCCTTGACCGCGCCCACGCCCATCAGCGCATAGGCGAGCCTAGCGTCGAGCTTGTCGAAGATCGGTTCGCCAAGCCCGGCCGGAACGCCCGTGGCCGTGATCTCCACAATGCCGCCCAGGCTGTCGCCCGAGGCCATGGCCTCCTTGGCCCGCGCTTCCCAGGCCGGCACGATGGCCGGGTCCGGGGCGCAAAAGGGCCTGTCCGCCGCGCCGGCAATGTCCACGGCAGTGGCCGGGATGCCCCCGAATTCCACGGTGTAGGCCGTAACCTCGATGCCGCAGCCGGTAAGGAACGCGCCGGCCATAGCCCCGCCGGCCACCCGGGCGGCGGTCTCCCGACCCGAGGACCGGCCGCCGCCGCGATAATCGCGCCGGCCGTACTTGGCCAGGTAGGTGCCGTCGGCATGGCCCGGGCGCAGCAGGTTCTTGGCTTCCTCGTAGTCCCGGGAGCGCTGGTTGGTGTTCTCGATCACGAACCCGATGGGCGTGCCGGTGGTTGCGCCCTCGAAAACGCCGGAGAGCAGACGCACGGCGTCGGGCTCCTTGCGGGCCGTGCCGGTAAGCCCCCCGGCTCCGGGGCGGCGACGGTCCAGGTCGCGCTGGATAAGGGCGGCATCGAGCGGCACCCCGGGCGGACAGCCGTCCACCACGCCGCCAAGGGCCGGGCCATGGGACTCGCCATACGTGGTCAGACGAAAAACAGTGCCAAAGGTATTCCCACTCATAAGAGGCTCCTAAACAAAAAATGCGAGAGGGGAAACCCTTTAAAAAGGGTTCTCCCCTCTCGCGCTCTCCCCTTCCCAAATTTTCTACTATCGTCTGTGACTCACCGTCATTATTTATGAAAGTCTTTGGAAAGGGGGCCCGGGGGAAGAACCTTTCTTCAGAAAGGTTTTCCCCCGGCAGCTTTTCAAACTGTCCTACTTCGCGACATCGCGGACGGTTTCGATGACGTAGTCGATCTGGTCGTCGGCGAGTTTCGGGTACAGCGGCAGGGTGATGGTCGAGAGGCCGATGCGGTAGGCTTCGGGAAAGTCCTCGGGGGCGTAGCCAAGGGTGTTGCGCAGGTGGGTGAGGGTGTGGATGGCCCGGTAGTTGACGGCCACGCCGATGCCGCGCCCTTTCAGTTCGTGGAGGATGGCGTCGCGGCGTTCGGGGTCGACCCAGAGGGTGTAGAGGTGGTGGGCCGAGGTGCCGGGGGCGCGGGGGCGGGTGATGCCCGGCGCGCCGGCGAATCCGGCGTCGTAGCGGTCGACGATGGCCTGCCGGCGCTGCCGCAGGCCGCGCAGGCGGTCGAGCTGGTCCACGAGCAGGGCGGCCCGGATATCGTCCAGGTTGTACTTCCAGCCTTCGGCCACCATGTCCCAGTGTTCGTATTTGCCGTGGTAGCGGCCCGAGGCGTTCTTGCTCATGCCGTGGTTGGCGAGCTGCCGGGCCAGGGCGGCCATGTCGGCGCCGTGGCAGGCGATAGCCCCGCCCTCGCCGCAGGTGAGATTTTTCGTGGCGTAGAAGCTGTAGCACGAGGCCTCGGACATTTCGCCCGGGCGCACGCCGTCGCGGGAGCATTCGATGGCGTGGGCGCAGTCCTCGACGATGAAGAGGTTGTGTTTTTGGGCGATGGCGGCAAGGGCCTTCATGTCGCACATGGCCCCGTAGAGGTGCACGGGCAGAATGCCCTTGGTGCGGGGCGTGATGGCGGCTTCGACCTTGGACGCGTCGAGCAGTCCGGTGTCGGGCTCCACGTCCACGTACACGGGCTTGGCCCCGCAGTGCATGATGACCGTGGAGGTGGCGATGAAGGTCATGGGCGTGGTGATGACCTCGTCGCCCGGGGCGAGGCCCAGGGCGAGCAGGGTCAGGTGCATGGCCCCGGAGCAGGAGGACAGGGCCACCACGTGGGGGATGCCGGTGAAATCGGCGAACTTGGCCTCGAACTTGGCTCCGACCGGGCCGGAGGTCAGAAAAACGGAGCGCAGGACGGCAAGGACATTGTCCATGTCCTTTTCCTCGAGGCTGTGACGGTAGAACTCAACCTGCATGGGGCATTACCTCGGGTTTGCGGGAACGCACGCGCACAAGGAGCCACGCGAGCGACCCGACGAGCATGACGCTGATGCCGGAAAAAAGGAGCCAGGCCACGGTCATGGGCGTGTCGTGAAAGACCGTGACCAGCCCCAGGAAAAGACCGACCCCGGCCACCTGGAACCAGACGAAGCCGAATTCCGAGCGGGCCTGGAAATAGACGAACAGGATGTTGGCCACGGCGAGGAGGGCCATGGCGCCGCTGATGACGGTTAAAAGCGGCCCGGCGGCGGTGTAGCTCGCGCCGAAAAGGAGCTTCACCACGAAGCTCGAGGCGATAAGGCAGAAAAGGGCGAATCCGCCGCCGAGAAGGGCGGTCAGGCCCATGGACGTCCACAGCGAGGACAGGTCGTTGCGGCCGGACTCCTTGGCCGACGCCGCTTCGGTGAAAAGCACGCTCATGAGCACCGAGGGCAGGTAAAAGGCGATGCGGCCGAGGATGGCGGCCGTGGCGTAAAGTCCCGCGCCTTCGGCGTCGCAGTAGTGGCGCACCAGCACCAGGTCGAGGTTGCCGAGCACCATGACGATGACCGACGAGATGAGCATGCCGATGGAATAGGTGCCGACTTCCTTGATGAGTCCCTTGGGCAGGGGGGAGGCCTTCAAGGGGAAAACGTCGCGCAAAAAGAGGCAGTTGACCGCGATGGCGGCGGCGATGCCGGTGAGGCTCGAAAGCAGCGCGCCGTTGATGCCCCAGGTGAGGAACATGACGAAAAGCAGCGCGCCGAGCAGCCGGAAAAGCGCGTTGGACGCGCCGGCGATGCCGTAGCCGGTGAAGCGCTGGAGCCCTTGGAGCATGCCCCAAGGCACGGGCAGGATGAACGATCCGGCCATGACCCCGAGCATGAGCAGCACGGGCGTGGGGGATTCGATGTGCAAAAAGGACTGGATAAGCGGCAGGCAGGCCGCGCCGATGCCGTAGGCGACGACGGCGAGCCCTGTGGCGTAAAGCCCGGCCCGGGAGAGCAGCGCCCGCACGAGCCCCATGTCCGTCAGCACGAACCGGGCCGTGAACCGGGCCATGACCAACGGCACGATGGCCAGCGGCGCGGCGAAGATGACCATGGTGGAATTGAGCGCGTTGAACCCGCCGAAATCGGCCGGGCTCATGGACCGGCCGACCACGAGCTGGAAGAGGTAATTGAAGAGGTTGCCGGAATTGAGCAGGATGAGGATGACGAAATTCTGCTTGAGAAAGCGTTTCACGCGGGCACGTCCTTGAAAGGGGCGATGGATACGTAGGCTTACGACGCGGGCGGTCGCGCGGAGTTGGCGTCGGTTTCGCGCCGGTCCGGCGCAAGCTCCAGGTACAGCCCGGCCAGGAAACAGTAAAGCCCGGCCTGGACCAGAAATTCCGCCGGACGGGCCAGCATGGCCAGTCGCAGCACGGCGGCGAACACGAGCGACAGGGAAAAGCCCAGGAAATACGGCCGGCCGGGATCCTCGGCCAGCCATGCGCCAAGCGGCGCGGCGCGCCGGGACAGCCGGGCGGCCACAGCCGGCGCGAGCACCCGCCATACCGGAAGGAGGGCCATGGCGGCAAGGGGCGTAACCAGACGCGACGCGGCCGCGCTAAGGGCCAGGCTGACGGCCAGGAGCGCCGCGCAGGCCCCAAGGCCCCAGAGCATCTCCCGGCGGGCGTCGCGGGGATCGGCCGGGGGCGTGGCCAGCCAGCGGGCGGGCCGTGCCGCCAGTGCGCGCAGGCGCGCCGGGCCGACAAGGCGCAGGCCGAGCCAGACGGCGGCCAAAAGCGCCACCGCGGCCAGGGCGCGCGTCAGGGTATTTTCATGGCCCGCGCCCCGGGGGTGGGGAGGGGCGGCGAAGCGGCCGACGTCGATGGGGGCCTTGGTCTCGAAGCACAGTCCGGCCACGTCGTACCAGGGATGGCTGAAAAAGCGGGCCGAGGCCTTTTGGGCCGGAAGGTCGGCCGGGCCGATATCCAGCCAGGCGTCGGCGGCGTGCAGGCGCGCGGCCGCTTCCTCGGACAGGTTGCCCGGGGAAAGCCGTTTGCCGCCGAGGTCGAGGAGGGGACCGGCCGCGAAAATAGCGCGCCAGTCGGCCTGCGCCTGACCGGAAAAGGCGGCCCGGGTCAGTTCCAGGCTGCCCGGGGCCCGCCCGTCCCGGCCCGAAACGGCGACGTCCACGGCGCCGGGCAACACGGCGTTCGGCTCGTCGGCCAATCTGCCGGCCAGGATGCCGGAGCGGGTGTCGGGAATGGCCGGTTGTCCGCCGGCAATGGATACGGCCACGGGATCGCCGGTCAGACTGTAGGCGGCGGTCAGCCAGGAAAGGCGGCCAAAGGGCGTCAGCGGGGAAAAGCGTCCCGGGCCCGCAGCCTTGTCCGGTCTGGCGGCGGTGGTCACGGGCCAGGGCAGCCGGGCGGCGTAGAGCCCTTGGTGGGGCTTTCCCGTGGGCACGGCGGCGAGCATGGCCCGGGTGAAGGGCA is part of the Solidesulfovibrio fructosivorans JJ] genome and harbors:
- a CDS encoding oligosaccharide flippase family protein: MKRFLKQNFVILILLNSGNLFNYLFQLVVGRSMSPADFGGFNALNSTMVIFAAPLAIVPLVMARFTARFVLTDMGLVRALLSRAGLYATGLAVVAYGIGAACLPLIQSFLHIESPTPVLLMLGVMAGSFILPVPWGMLQGLQRFTGYGIAGASNALFRLLGALLFVMFLTWGINGALLSSLTGIAAAIAVNCLFLRDVFPLKASPLPKGLIKEVGTYSIGMLISSVIVMVLGNLDLVLVRHYCDAEGAGLYATAAILGRIAFYLPSVLMSVLFTEAASAKESGRNDLSSLWTSMGLTALLGGGFALFCLIASSFVVKLLFGASYTAAGPLLTVISGAMALLAVANILFVYFQARSEFGFVWFQVAGVGLFLGLVTVFHDTPMTVAWLLFSGISVMLVGSLAWLLVRVRSRKPEVMPHAG